The proteins below come from a single Mya arenaria isolate MELC-2E11 chromosome 6, ASM2691426v1 genomic window:
- the LOC128237643 gene encoding C-factor-like has protein sequence MALCPKSVLVTGANRGIGLEFVRQFLALKTPPKFIFACCRVPENVADLNSIAEKSPSVHVVKIDVTDDSIIGGARAYVESTVGADGLNLLINNAAVGVQKRLQEVTREEMRRHYEANAIGPLMVARAFLPLLKQAASLSPAAPMSCSRAAIINISSVLASISENSSGGGYAYRPSKAALNMLTTNLALELKEDGILATAVHPGWVKTEMGGPNALIDTGESITAMMSLLAKLQGEEGTGKFYNGVRGGLIGW, from the exons ATGGCGTTGTGTCCGAAGTCAGTGCTAGTGACAGGGGCCAACAGAGGGATTGGGCTGGAGTTTGTGAGGCAATTCCTGGCTTTGAAGACTCCTCCGAAGTTTATCTTCGCTTGTTGTAGAGTGCCGGAAAATGTTGCG GACCTTAACTCAATCGCGGAAAAGAGTCCGTCTGTCCATGTCGTAAAAATTG ATGTAACAGACGACTCGATCATAGGTGGAGCTAGAGCCTACGTGGAGAGCACCGTCGGAGCGGACGGTCTGAACCTTCTCATAAACAACGCTGCCGTCGGCGTACAGAAGCGCCTACAGGAAGTCACGAGGGAAGAGATGCGCCGTCACTACGAGGCTAACGCCATTGGTCCACTGATGGTGGCGAGG GCCTTTCTGCCGCTATTGAAGCAAGCTGCAAGTCTGAGTCCCGCTGCGCCGATGTCTTGTAGCCGGGCGGCCATCATCAACATCTCCAGCGTACTGGCCTCAATCTCTGAAAATTCGTCCGGTGGAGGTTACGCCTATCGACCTTCTAAA GCAGCCTTAAATATGCTCACCACAAACCTCGCTTTAGAGCTGAAGGAGGACGGCATCTTGGCGACGGCGGTGCATCCAGGGTGGGTGAAAACTGAAATGGGTGGACCCAACGCTTTGATTGACACGGGAGAGAGCATAACTGCGATGATGTCCCTTCTTGCGAAACTGCAGGGCGAAGAGGGGACTGGGAAGTTCTACAATGGAGTACGGGGTGGTTTGATTGGTTGGTAA